The following coding sequences lie in one Arachis stenosperma cultivar V10309 chromosome 5, arast.V10309.gnm1.PFL2, whole genome shotgun sequence genomic window:
- the LOC130982022 gene encoding ran-binding protein 1 homolog b-like: protein MSNTEAEHREEEEAPAGEDEDTGAQVAPIVRLEEVAVSTGEENEDAILDLKSKLYRFDKDGNQWKERGAGTVKFLKHKETGKVRLLMRQSKTLKICANHLILPSMSVQEHSGNEKSCVWHARDFADGELKDELFCIRFPSIENCKSFMETFQEIAESQSKAENADASDTAGLLQKLSVEGKEGEEKKPEKESEEKTAEPEPASAEKKNETESEKKDEEPSPSS from the exons ATGTCGAACACCGAAGCCGAGCACCGCGAAGAGGAGGAGGCTCCCGCCGGCGAGGACGAGGACACCGGAGCTCAGGTAGCTCCGATCGTCAGACTCGAAGAGGTCGCCGTCTCCACTGGCGAAGAAAACGAAGATGCTATTCTCGATCT TAAATCCAAGCTATATCGATTCGATAAGGACGGGAATCAATGGAAGGAGCGAGGTGCTGGAACAGTGAAGTTCCTGAAGCACAAGGAAACTGGAAAGGTTCGCCTCCTCATGAGGCAATCTAAGACGCTCAAGATCTGCGCCAATCATTTGA TCCTACCTTCGATGAGTGTGCAGGAGCACTCCGGGAACGAGAAATCATGTGTTTGGCATGCCAGAGACTTCGCCGATGGTGAATTGAAAGATGAGCTTTTCTGCATTCGGTTTCCATCGATTGAAA ATTGCAAATCATTCATGGAAACATTCCAAGAAATTGCCGAGTCCCAAAGCAAAGCCGAAAATGCGGATGCATCTGATACTGCCGGTCTCCTTCAGAAATTGAGTGTTGAAGGGAAAgaaggtgaagaaaagaaaccTGAAAAGGAATCTGAAGAAAAAACTGCAGAACCCGAACCTGCATCAGCTGAGAAGAAAAACGAGACAGAATCAGAGAAAAAGGACGAAGAGCCCAGTCCCTCTTCTTGA